The proteins below come from a single Plantactinospora sp. KBS50 genomic window:
- a CDS encoding regulatory iron-sulfur-containing complex subunit RicT gives MGMLCAVSFNRYGRLYYLDPGDLRPAVGDRVLVPTDDGPEVAECVWAPQWVSEDTDGFPRLVGLAGDEDLRRDDLMRQRKAEAKVAAKRLIRDHGLPMKVVAVDHVLEPAGTGGRTTIYFTAPHRVDFRSLVRDLGATLRCRVELRQLSARDSARVQGGIGSCGRDLCCATFLTDFEPVTIRMAKDQDLPLNPLRISGACGRLMCCLKYEHPLYAEGGRYPTPGQRVDTPQGPARVVSRHQPSETVAVRRLSDGSAARCALSDVCGSRRAFDGR, from the coding sequence ATGGGTATGCTCTGCGCGGTCAGCTTCAACCGGTACGGGCGCCTGTACTACCTCGACCCGGGAGACCTGCGGCCCGCCGTGGGTGACCGGGTGCTGGTGCCCACCGACGACGGCCCCGAGGTGGCCGAGTGCGTGTGGGCCCCGCAGTGGGTCAGTGAGGACACCGACGGATTCCCCCGGCTGGTCGGGCTCGCCGGCGACGAGGATCTGCGCCGCGACGACCTGATGCGGCAACGCAAGGCCGAGGCGAAGGTCGCCGCCAAGCGGCTGATCCGCGACCACGGCCTGCCGATGAAGGTGGTGGCGGTCGACCACGTGCTCGAACCGGCCGGCACCGGCGGCCGGACCACCATCTACTTCACCGCCCCGCACCGGGTGGACTTCCGGTCGCTGGTCCGTGACCTGGGCGCCACCCTGCGTTGCCGGGTCGAGCTGCGGCAACTCTCGGCCCGGGACTCGGCCCGGGTGCAGGGCGGCATCGGCTCCTGCGGCCGCGACCTGTGCTGCGCCACCTTCCTCACCGACTTCGAGCCGGTCACGATCCGGATGGCCAAGGACCAGGACCTGCCGCTCAACCCGCTGCGCATCTCCGGTGCCTGCGGCCGGCTGATGTGCTGCCTGAAGTACGAGCATCCGCTGTACGCCGAGGGCGGCAGGTATCCGACGCCGGGTCAGCGGGTCGACACCCCACAGGGGCCGGCCAGAGTGGTGTCCCGACACCAGCCCAGCGAGACGGTCGCCGTACGGCGGCTCTCGGACGGGTCGGCGGCTCGCTGCGCCCTGTCGGACGTCTGCGGATCGCGCCGCGCCTTCGACGGGCGGTAG
- a CDS encoding TetR family transcriptional regulator, which yields MSTSTATTGPLRRVPVQGRSVARVQRMLDACAELVDEVGYEGLTTTLLAERAGVAIGSVYQFFPDKRAIVQALTLRNLEAYLQRLADRLTGEDLADWWDGVDAGIDEYISMHRQVPGFRTLHFGDIVDVHLLDEDRDNNGVIAEQLTQVLAERFGIRDVARLRFALEIAVEAADALIKLAFRRAHEGDERVLAEAKSLIREYLHAQVEAGQPAAAANPAGAS from the coding sequence GTGTCTACGTCAACCGCGACGACCGGGCCCCTGCGCCGGGTACCGGTACAGGGCCGCAGTGTCGCCCGCGTCCAACGGATGCTCGACGCCTGCGCCGAGCTCGTCGACGAGGTGGGCTACGAGGGGCTCACCACCACCCTGCTGGCCGAGCGGGCCGGGGTGGCGATCGGCTCGGTGTACCAGTTCTTCCCGGACAAGCGCGCGATCGTCCAGGCGTTGACGCTGCGCAACCTTGAGGCGTACCTCCAGCGGCTGGCCGACCGGCTGACCGGCGAGGACCTCGCGGACTGGTGGGACGGCGTGGACGCCGGGATCGACGAGTACATCAGCATGCACCGGCAGGTCCCCGGCTTCCGGACCCTGCACTTCGGCGACATCGTCGACGTGCACCTGCTGGACGAGGACCGGGACAACAACGGGGTGATCGCCGAGCAGCTCACCCAGGTGCTCGCCGAGCGCTTCGGGATCCGCGACGTGGCCCGGCTCCGGTTCGCGCTGGAGATCGCGGTCGAGGCCGCCGACGCGTTGATCAAGCTGGCCTTCCGCCGGGCACACGAGGGCGACGAGCGGGTGCTGGCCGAGGCCAAGTCGCTGATCCGGGAGTACCTGCACGCGCAGGTCGAGGCCGGGCAGCCGGCGGCCGCGGCCAACCCGGCCGGCGCCTCCTGA
- a CDS encoding YbaB/EbfC family nucleoid-associated protein: MGREIDEAWIEEAVARYRRIETLRAEFDRAVRKLAVTVRSPDGLVEIDVTGEGTITDVRLLAGLHGRAPADVARSVRSAVSGAADAARWARDKLHAETFGAYRPLAEG, from the coding sequence ATGGGGCGCGAGATCGACGAAGCCTGGATCGAGGAGGCGGTCGCGCGATACCGCCGGATCGAGACGTTACGGGCCGAGTTCGACCGGGCGGTGCGGAAGCTGGCGGTGACCGTCCGCTCCCCGGACGGCCTGGTGGAGATCGACGTCACCGGCGAGGGGACCATCACCGACGTACGGCTGCTGGCCGGGCTGCACGGGCGCGCCCCCGCCGACGTCGCCCGTTCGGTCCGCTCGGCGGTGAGCGGCGCCGCGGACGCGGCCCGCTGGGCGCGCGACAAGCTGCACGCCGAGACCTTCGGCGCGTACCGGCCACTGGCGGAGGGGTGA
- the topA gene encoding type I DNA topoisomerase yields the protein MPSSARSNRLVIVESPAKAKTISGYLGPGYVVEASFGHVRDLPRNAAEVPSGYEDKPWARLGVDVDNGFAALYVVSPDRRKQITKLRSLVKEVDEVFLATDEDREGEAIAWHLVETLKPKVPVRRMVFHEITRPAIQAAVANPREIDRDLVDAQEARRILDRLYGYEVSPVLWRKVRSGLSAGRVQSVATRIVVERERQRMAFRSAEYWDILATLAVREAGEGPRTFGATLVALNGDRIATGKDFEPTTGRVRPGAGVTHLDEAGARGLAARLDGRPFTVTRVEEKPYRRRPYAPFITSTLQQEAARKLRFSSQQTMRTAQRLYENGYITYMRTDSVNLSETAIAAARRQIAELYGDRSVPPEPRRYTGKVKNAQEAHEAIRPAGDNFRTPGDVAKELPAEEYRLYELIWRRTIASQMTDAVGSSVSVRIRAVSSASEEVDFAATGKTITDPGFLRAYVESSDDENAEAEDAERRLPTLVKDQPLSAQELAAQGHHTQPPSRYTEASLVKALEELGIGRPSTYASIMQTIQDRGYVSKRGQALIPSFLAFAVVGLLERHYPRLIDYNFTASMENELDEIAGGEHAAVDFLTSFYFGESRGGVGDAEIARSGGLKKMVTENLSEIDARSVNSIPLFTDDEGRQVVVRVGRYGPYLQRIPAGGAAPAAGAPANGAAADGAPTAGAPVEADGEGGAPEDRVTIPEGLAPDELTPEKVAELFLGGGGERKLGEHPDTGEPILLKSGRFGPYVSTGERNASLLRSQSPDSLSLADALRLLSLPRLVGRDAEGNEILAANGRYGPYVKRGEDFRSLDSEDKLFTVTLDEALALLAAPKTRQRRAAAPPLREMGPDPLTEKPLVIKDGRFGPYVTDGETNASLRRGQTPEALTIEEASEMLAEKRAKGPAPRKKAAKKAAPKKAAATKSTAKKTAEKTTTATKATAAKTTAAKTTAAKKTATKTTAAKKTTAAKKAAPKKATPAKSTARPAE from the coding sequence GTGCCGAGCAGCGCCAGGAGCAACCGTCTGGTCATCGTCGAGTCACCGGCGAAGGCCAAGACGATCTCGGGCTATCTCGGCCCGGGCTACGTCGTCGAGGCCAGTTTCGGGCACGTCCGTGACCTGCCCCGCAACGCCGCCGAGGTGCCGTCGGGCTACGAGGACAAGCCGTGGGCCCGACTCGGCGTGGACGTGGACAACGGCTTCGCGGCGCTCTACGTGGTCTCGCCGGACCGGCGCAAGCAGATCACCAAGCTGCGTTCGCTGGTGAAGGAGGTCGACGAGGTCTTCCTCGCCACCGATGAGGACCGCGAGGGCGAGGCGATCGCCTGGCACCTGGTGGAGACGCTCAAGCCCAAGGTGCCGGTGCGGCGGATGGTCTTCCACGAGATCACCCGGCCGGCCATCCAGGCCGCGGTGGCCAACCCGCGGGAGATCGACCGCGACCTGGTGGACGCGCAGGAGGCGCGCCGGATCCTGGACCGGCTGTACGGCTACGAGGTGTCGCCGGTGCTGTGGCGCAAGGTGCGCAGCGGCCTGTCGGCCGGCCGGGTCCAGTCGGTGGCCACCCGGATCGTGGTCGAGCGCGAGCGGCAGCGGATGGCTTTCCGCAGCGCCGAGTACTGGGACATCCTGGCGACCCTGGCCGTGCGGGAGGCCGGCGAGGGTCCGCGTACCTTCGGCGCGACCCTGGTGGCGCTGAACGGCGACCGCATCGCCACCGGCAAGGACTTCGAGCCGACCACCGGGCGGGTCCGTCCCGGCGCGGGCGTCACCCACCTCGACGAGGCGGGTGCGCGCGGCCTGGCGGCGCGGCTGGACGGGCGGCCGTTCACGGTCACCCGGGTGGAGGAGAAGCCGTACCGGCGCCGGCCGTACGCGCCGTTCATCACCTCGACGCTCCAGCAGGAGGCGGCCCGCAAGCTGCGGTTCTCCTCGCAACAGACGATGCGCACGGCGCAGCGGCTCTACGAGAACGGCTACATCACCTACATGCGGACCGACTCGGTCAACCTGTCCGAGACCGCCATCGCGGCGGCTCGCCGGCAGATCGCCGAGCTGTACGGGGACCGCAGCGTGCCGCCGGAGCCGCGCCGGTACACCGGCAAGGTCAAGAACGCCCAGGAGGCGCACGAGGCGATCCGCCCGGCCGGGGACAACTTCCGCACCCCGGGTGACGTGGCCAAGGAGCTGCCGGCCGAGGAGTACCGGCTCTACGAGCTGATCTGGCGGCGCACGATCGCCTCGCAGATGACCGACGCGGTCGGCTCCAGCGTCTCGGTGCGGATCCGGGCGGTCTCCAGCGCGAGCGAGGAGGTCGACTTCGCGGCCACCGGCAAGACGATCACCGACCCGGGCTTCCTGCGCGCGTACGTCGAGTCCAGCGACGACGAGAACGCGGAGGCGGAGGACGCCGAGCGGCGGTTGCCGACCCTGGTGAAGGACCAGCCGCTGTCCGCTCAGGAACTGGCGGCGCAGGGCCACCACACCCAACCACCGTCCCGGTACACCGAGGCGTCGCTGGTGAAGGCCCTTGAGGAGCTGGGCATCGGCCGCCCGTCGACGTACGCCTCGATCATGCAGACGATCCAGGACCGCGGCTACGTCAGCAAGCGCGGACAGGCGTTGATCCCGTCGTTCCTGGCGTTCGCCGTGGTCGGGCTGCTGGAGCGGCACTACCCGCGGCTGATCGACTACAACTTCACCGCCAGCATGGAGAACGAGCTGGACGAGATCGCCGGCGGCGAGCACGCCGCGGTCGACTTCCTGACCTCGTTCTACTTCGGCGAGTCCCGCGGCGGGGTCGGTGACGCCGAGATCGCCCGGTCCGGCGGTCTGAAGAAGATGGTCACGGAGAACCTGAGCGAGATCGACGCGCGCAGCGTGAACTCGATCCCGCTGTTCACCGACGACGAGGGTCGACAGGTGGTGGTGCGGGTCGGCCGGTACGGGCCGTACCTGCAGCGCATCCCGGCCGGCGGTGCGGCACCGGCTGCCGGCGCACCGGCGAATGGTGCAGCGGCGGATGGCGCACCGACGGCTGGTGCACCGGTCGAGGCCGACGGGGAGGGCGGCGCGCCCGAGGACCGGGTCACGATTCCGGAGGGGCTGGCGCCGGACGAGCTGACCCCGGAGAAGGTCGCCGAGTTGTTCCTCGGCGGCGGTGGCGAGCGGAAGCTCGGTGAGCACCCGGACACCGGGGAGCCGATCCTGCTCAAGTCCGGCCGGTTCGGCCCGTACGTCTCCACCGGGGAGCGCAACGCCTCGCTGCTGCGCAGCCAGTCGCCGGATTCGCTGAGCCTGGCCGACGCGCTGCGGCTGCTCTCGCTGCCCCGGCTGGTGGGCCGGGACGCCGAGGGCAACGAGATCCTGGCCGCCAACGGCCGGTACGGGCCGTACGTGAAGCGCGGTGAGGACTTCCGCTCGCTGGACAGCGAGGACAAGCTGTTCACCGTCACCCTGGACGAGGCTCTCGCGCTGCTCGCGGCGCCGAAGACCCGCCAGCGCCGGGCCGCGGCCCCGCCGCTGCGGGAGATGGGCCCCGACCCGCTGACCGAGAAGCCGCTGGTGATCAAGGATGGCCGGTTCGGGCCGTACGTGACCGACGGCGAGACCAACGCCTCGCTGCGTCGCGGGCAGACGCCGGAGGCGCTGACCATCGAGGAAGCCTCGGAGATGCTGGCGGAGAAGCGGGCCAAGGGTCCGGCGCCCCGCAAGAAGGCGGCCAAGAAGGCGGCGCCGAAGAAGGCCGCGGCCACGAAGTCGACCGCCAAGAAGACGGCGGAGAAGACGACCACGGCCACCAAGGCGACCGCGGCCAAGACGACCGCGGCCAAGACGACCGCGGCGAAGAAGACCGCCACCAAGACCACCGCGGCGAAGAAGACCACCGCGGCCAAGAAGGCGGCCCCGAAGAAGGCGACCCCGGCGAAGAGCACGGCCCGCCCGGCCGAGTAG
- a CDS encoding D-arabinono-1,4-lactone oxidase — MPESPLPVAAGAATRWTNWAGNQTATGAVTRATETDEVVAAVRAARAAGRRLKVTGSGHSFTAIAQPDGDRLELAVPGGGIRVDRDQRLVTVPAALTLRELNGLLAAHGLALPNLGDIDAQTVAGALATGTHGTGAAYGCLSTFVEALTLVTGTGETLHCSATGQPEVFHAARVGLGALGVVVEVTLRCVDAFFLRAHERPAALADVLAGLPELVGGNDHAEFYWFPYTDRVQVKTNNRVPADDRPLPRLRGWLDDEFLSNTVFAGACRLGRRIPGLVPTISAVSARALTARTYTGRSDRVFCTPRRVRFVEMEYGLPRAALPEALAALRRIVDDLPLRVLFPVEVRFTAADDIWLSHGHGRESAYLAVHQYVGTPYEPYFRAFERAAADLGGRPHWGKLNYRDAASLRPAYPRFDDFLAVRDRLDPDRVFGNAYLERVLGP, encoded by the coding sequence ATGCCGGAATCACCACTTCCGGTGGCTGCCGGAGCGGCCACGCGCTGGACCAACTGGGCCGGCAACCAGACCGCGACCGGCGCCGTCACGCGGGCCACGGAGACCGACGAGGTGGTCGCCGCGGTGCGGGCCGCCCGGGCGGCCGGACGGCGGCTCAAGGTTACCGGCAGCGGTCACTCGTTCACCGCTATCGCACAGCCGGACGGTGACCGGTTGGAGCTGGCGGTGCCGGGCGGTGGGATCCGGGTGGACCGGGACCAACGGTTGGTCACCGTGCCGGCCGCGCTGACCCTGCGGGAGCTGAACGGCCTGCTCGCCGCGCACGGCCTGGCGCTGCCCAACCTCGGCGACATCGACGCGCAGACCGTGGCCGGGGCGCTGGCCACCGGCACGCACGGCACGGGCGCGGCGTACGGCTGCCTGTCCACCTTCGTCGAGGCGCTCACCCTGGTCACCGGCACCGGCGAAACGCTGCACTGTTCCGCGACCGGGCAACCGGAGGTGTTCCACGCCGCCCGGGTCGGGCTGGGCGCGCTCGGCGTGGTCGTCGAGGTGACGCTGCGCTGCGTGGACGCCTTCTTCCTGCGCGCGCACGAGCGGCCCGCGGCGCTGGCCGACGTGCTGGCCGGGCTGCCGGAACTGGTCGGCGGGAACGACCACGCCGAGTTCTACTGGTTCCCCTACACCGACCGCGTGCAGGTCAAGACCAACAACCGGGTACCCGCCGACGACCGGCCGCTGCCCCGGCTGCGCGGCTGGCTGGACGACGAGTTCCTGTCCAACACCGTCTTTGCCGGCGCCTGCCGGCTCGGCCGCCGGATCCCGGGTCTGGTGCCCACGATCAGCGCGGTCTCCGCGCGGGCGCTCACCGCCCGCACCTACACCGGCCGGTCCGACCGGGTCTTCTGCACCCCGCGCCGGGTCCGGTTCGTCGAGATGGAGTACGGGCTGCCCCGCGCCGCCCTGCCGGAGGCGCTGGCCGCGCTGCGCCGGATCGTCGACGACCTGCCGTTGCGGGTGCTGTTCCCGGTGGAGGTGCGCTTCACCGCCGCGGACGACATCTGGCTGTCGCACGGCCACGGCCGCGAGTCGGCGTACCTGGCCGTGCACCAGTACGTCGGGACGCCGTACGAGCCGTACTTCCGGGCCTTCGAGCGGGCCGCCGCCGACCTGGGTGGCCGGCCGCACTGGGGAAAGCTGAACTACCGGGACGCGGCGAGCCTGCGCCCGGCGTACCCCCGGTTCGACGACTTCCTGGCGGTCCGCGACCGGCTGGACCCGGACCGGGTGTTCGGCAACGCGTACCTGGAACGGGTGCTCGGCCCCTGA
- the tmk gene encoding dTMP kinase has product MLGVASFGDWLGLLATSLFAEAQVSGSAAKGAAFGSVIAVRLLPALVLGPVAGVLADRFDRRYTMVICDLLRFVLFASIPLVALSGLNGGLVVGWAAIATFLIESITLIWIPAKEAAVPNLIPRSRLETANQLTLITTYGITPVFAAISLSVLDVSVRGVTGGEMPGWAQPAQIALYINALSRLATALVVLFGIKEISATGRGGSKGPAQESVLRQFVDGWKFIGRSPLVRGLVLGIFGAFAGGGIVIGTAKFFTLSLSAGDAAFSLLFGAIFVGLAVGIGLGPMIVRDMSRRRWFGVSIVLASASVLFLAVAIHLSMAILGAILVGAGAGMAFLAGTTLLGGEIADDVRGRVFAVVQTGTRLVLMLAISLSSLLVGIGGSRQLNIADLGISVSSTRLLLLAAGVAGIFAGISAFRQMDDKAGVPVLADLWGSIRGRPLAPAEPFTSAGFFLVFEGGEGAGKSTQAEALAAALRGQGREVLLTREPGATDVGRRIRGLVLDHPGGDPLSPRAEALLYAADRAQHVATVVRPALARGAVVISDRYVDSSLAYQGAGRILPAEEVSWLSSWATGGLKPDLVVVLDVEPAVGLARVAARGGDADRLEAESTDFHERVRLAFLDLAAADPRRYLVLDAGQPAAELTRAVAARVGELFADPDAAEHPDPARPPDTSVEPKLSDAELQQFTAGDLSPPADADDDLEPPAPRRAASLAADRELGTRR; this is encoded by the coding sequence GTGCTGGGGGTCGCCTCGTTCGGCGACTGGCTCGGCCTGCTGGCCACCTCGCTGTTTGCCGAGGCCCAGGTCAGCGGCAGCGCCGCGAAGGGCGCCGCCTTCGGCTCGGTGATCGCGGTCCGGCTGCTGCCGGCGCTGGTGCTCGGCCCGGTCGCGGGGGTACTGGCCGACCGGTTCGACCGGCGCTACACGATGGTCATCTGTGATCTGCTCCGGTTCGTCCTGTTTGCGTCGATTCCTTTGGTGGCGCTCTCGGGCCTCAACGGCGGCCTCGTCGTCGGCTGGGCGGCCATCGCCACCTTCCTGATCGAGTCGATCACGCTGATCTGGATCCCGGCCAAGGAGGCCGCGGTCCCCAACCTGATCCCGCGCTCCCGGCTGGAGACGGCCAACCAGCTCACGCTGATCACCACGTACGGGATCACTCCGGTGTTCGCGGCCATCAGCCTCTCGGTGCTCGACGTCAGCGTCCGGGGCGTCACCGGCGGGGAAATGCCCGGCTGGGCCCAGCCCGCGCAGATCGCGCTCTACATCAACGCGCTGTCCCGGCTGGCCACCGCGCTGGTGGTGCTGTTCGGGATCAAGGAGATCAGCGCCACCGGCCGGGGCGGGAGCAAGGGCCCGGCGCAGGAGAGCGTGCTGCGGCAGTTCGTGGACGGCTGGAAGTTCATCGGCCGCAGCCCGCTGGTCCGCGGCCTGGTCCTGGGCATCTTCGGCGCGTTCGCCGGCGGCGGCATCGTGATCGGCACCGCCAAGTTCTTCACCCTGTCGCTCAGCGCCGGCGACGCCGCCTTCTCGCTGCTGTTCGGGGCGATCTTCGTGGGGCTGGCGGTGGGCATCGGGCTCGGCCCGATGATCGTGCGGGACATGTCCCGGCGCCGCTGGTTCGGCGTCAGCATCGTGCTGGCCAGCGCGTCCGTGCTGTTCCTGGCCGTGGCCATCCACCTGTCGATGGCCATCCTCGGGGCGATCCTGGTGGGCGCCGGCGCCGGGATGGCCTTCCTGGCCGGTACGACGCTGCTGGGGGGCGAGATCGCCGACGACGTGCGGGGCCGGGTCTTCGCCGTGGTGCAGACCGGCACCCGGCTGGTGCTGATGCTCGCCATCTCGCTGAGCAGCCTGCTGGTCGGCATCGGCGGCTCGCGCCAGCTCAACATCGCCGACCTGGGCATCTCGGTCTCCTCGACCCGACTGCTGCTGCTGGCCGCCGGTGTCGCCGGGATCTTCGCCGGGATCAGCGCGTTCCGGCAGATGGACGACAAGGCCGGCGTACCGGTCCTGGCCGACCTGTGGGGGTCCATCCGCGGCCGTCCGCTGGCCCCGGCCGAACCGTTCACCTCGGCCGGATTCTTCCTGGTCTTCGAGGGCGGGGAGGGGGCCGGCAAGTCCACCCAGGCCGAGGCGCTCGCCGCCGCGCTGCGCGGGCAGGGCCGCGAGGTGCTGCTCACCCGGGAACCGGGCGCCACCGACGTGGGGCGGCGGATCCGCGGGCTGGTGCTCGACCACCCGGGCGGCGACCCGCTGTCACCCCGCGCCGAGGCCCTGCTGTACGCCGCCGACCGGGCACAGCACGTCGCCACGGTGGTCCGCCCGGCCCTGGCCCGGGGCGCCGTCGTGATCAGCGACCGGTACGTCGACTCGTCGCTCGCGTACCAGGGCGCCGGCCGGATCCTGCCGGCCGAGGAGGTGTCCTGGCTCTCCTCCTGGGCGACCGGCGGGCTCAAGCCCGACCTGGTCGTCGTGCTGGACGTCGAGCCGGCCGTCGGCCTGGCCCGGGTCGCCGCCCGCGGCGGCGACGCCGACCGGCTGGAGGCCGAGTCGACCGACTTCCACGAGCGGGTCCGGCTCGCCTTCCTCGACCTCGCCGCCGCCGATCCGCGTCGCTACCTGGTCCTGGACGCCGGCCAGCCGGCTGCGGAACTCACCCGGGCCGTGGCGGCCCGGGTGGGCGAACTCTTCGCCGACCCGGACGCCGCCGAACACCCGGACCCGGCCCGCCCGCCGGACACCTCGGTGGAACCGAAGTTATCCGACGCCGAGTTACAGCAGTTCACCGCCGGTGACCTGAGTCCACCGGCCGATGCCGACGACGATCTGGAGCCGCCGGCACCCCGGCGGGCCGCGTCCTTGGCCGCGGACCGCGAACTGGGGACCCGGCGCTGA
- a CDS encoding amino acid deaminase/aldolase, with protein sequence MTPRRAVPPGRADRSAGQRERLDAATAGLEPPLAVIDRVAFDTNAADLVDRAGGKPLRVASKSVRCRALLTRVLGQPGWHGVLAYTLAEAIWLVRTGCTDDAVVGYPTADRTALERLAADEELAAAVTLMVDGPEQLDLVDSVVAPQLRPALRLCIDLDASWRPLGGGPGARLHLGVRRSPVHSAAAAGRLAALITARPGFRLVGVMSYEAQVAGLGDAPPGHPLRGAAIRAMQRRSYPELAARRAAAVAAVRDHADLEFVNGGGTGSVGLTGADPAVTEVTAGSGLYGPTLFDGYRAWRPRPAAFFALPVVRRPGPGFVTVLGGGWVASGPAEPSRLPTPWLPEGLRLVGTEGAGEVQTPLAGPAADRLAVGDRVWFRHAKAGELAEHVDDLHLVAGDRLVDTVPTYRGEGHAYL encoded by the coding sequence GTGACTCCCCGACGTGCCGTGCCGCCCGGACGGGCGGACCGAAGCGCCGGCCAGCGCGAGCGGCTGGACGCGGCCACAGCCGGTCTCGAACCGCCGCTGGCGGTGATCGACCGGGTGGCGTTCGACACCAACGCGGCCGACCTGGTTGACCGGGCCGGCGGCAAACCCCTGCGGGTGGCCAGCAAATCCGTCCGGTGCCGGGCGCTGCTGACCCGGGTGCTCGGCCAGCCGGGCTGGCACGGGGTGCTGGCGTACACGCTCGCCGAGGCGATCTGGCTGGTCCGGACCGGCTGCACCGACGACGCCGTGGTGGGCTACCCCACCGCCGACCGGACCGCGCTCGAACGCCTGGCCGCCGACGAGGAACTCGCCGCGGCGGTGACCCTCATGGTGGACGGCCCCGAGCAGCTCGATCTGGTGGACTCGGTCGTCGCCCCGCAACTGCGGCCCGCGCTGCGACTCTGCATCGACCTGGACGCCTCCTGGCGACCGCTGGGCGGCGGCCCGGGTGCGCGGCTGCACCTGGGCGTGCGCCGCTCCCCGGTGCACAGCGCCGCGGCGGCCGGCAGGCTGGCCGCCCTGATCACGGCCCGCCCCGGCTTCCGGCTGGTCGGCGTCATGTCGTACGAGGCGCAGGTCGCCGGCCTCGGCGACGCGCCGCCGGGACACCCGCTGCGGGGCGCCGCGATCCGGGCCATGCAGCGCCGGTCGTACCCGGAACTCGCGGCCCGTCGTGCGGCGGCGGTGGCCGCGGTCCGCGACCACGCCGACCTGGAGTTCGTCAACGGCGGCGGCACCGGCAGCGTGGGGCTGACCGGCGCGGACCCGGCCGTCACCGAGGTCACCGCCGGCTCCGGCCTGTACGGGCCGACGCTGTTCGACGGTTACCGGGCGTGGCGCCCGCGGCCCGCCGCGTTCTTCGCGCTACCCGTCGTCCGGCGGCCCGGACCCGGCTTCGTCACCGTCCTCGGCGGCGGTTGGGTCGCCTCCGGTCCGGCCGAGCCGAGCCGGTTGCCGACCCCCTGGCTGCCGGAGGGTCTCCGGCTCGTCGGCACCGAGGGCGCCGGGGAGGTGCAGACCCCGCTGGCCGGTCCGGCCGCCGACCGGCTGGCGGTCGGCGACCGGGTCTGGTTCCGGCACGCCAAGGCGGGTGAGCTGGCCGAGCACGTCGATGACCTGCACCTGGTGGCCGGTGACCGGCTGGTGGACACCGTTCCCACCTACCGCGGCGAGGGGCACGCGTACCTCTGA
- a CDS encoding DNA polymerase III subunit delta' — protein sequence MPDVFADLVGQEEAVATLRAAAAGGPAMTHAWIFTGPPGSGRSVAARAFAAALQCVNGTGCGHCPGCHTTLSGTHADVRFVVPEGLSIPVTEIRTLVLRAASAPAGGRWQVVVIEDADRLTEAAGNALLKAIEEPPPRTVFLLCTPSTHPDDVSVTIRSRCRVVPLRQPPAAAVATVLTERDGVPAETAHWAAAAAQGHVGRARRLARDAEARKRRDAVLGVPRRLTGVGACFDAASALIEAAEAEAVASVADLDAGERTALETALGAGGTGRGAAGAFRGAAGQLKELEKRQKSRATRAQRDALDRALVDLAGFYRDVLAVGMRAPVSPVHTDVTEMARTAAEKWTPDATLRRLEAVLACRTAIEANVKPRIAVESMMLALWRG from the coding sequence ATGCCGGACGTCTTCGCCGATCTGGTGGGGCAGGAGGAGGCCGTCGCGACCCTGCGCGCGGCCGCCGCCGGCGGCCCCGCCATGACGCACGCCTGGATCTTCACCGGCCCGCCCGGCTCGGGCCGCTCGGTCGCCGCCCGGGCCTTCGCGGCCGCCCTCCAGTGCGTCAACGGGACCGGCTGCGGGCACTGCCCCGGCTGCCACACGACGCTGTCCGGAACCCACGCCGACGTGCGGTTCGTGGTGCCCGAAGGGCTGTCCATCCCGGTGACCGAGATCCGTACCCTCGTGCTCCGCGCGGCCAGCGCCCCGGCGGGCGGGCGGTGGCAGGTGGTGGTCATCGAGGACGCCGACCGGCTCACCGAGGCGGCCGGAAACGCCCTGCTCAAGGCCATCGAGGAGCCGCCGCCGCGGACCGTCTTCCTGCTCTGCACCCCGTCCACCCACCCGGACGACGTCTCCGTCACGATCCGCTCGCGCTGCCGGGTCGTGCCGCTGCGCCAGCCGCCCGCCGCCGCCGTGGCCACCGTGCTGACCGAACGGGACGGGGTACCGGCCGAGACGGCCCACTGGGCGGCCGCCGCCGCTCAGGGACACGTGGGCCGGGCCCGCCGGCTGGCCCGCGACGCCGAGGCGCGCAAGCGGCGGGACGCCGTCCTCGGCGTACCCCGCCGGCTGACCGGGGTGGGTGCCTGCTTCGACGCGGCATCGGCGCTGATCGAGGCGGCCGAGGCCGAGGCCGTCGCGTCGGTCGCCGACCTCGACGCCGGGGAACGGACGGCGCTGGAGACCGCGCTGGGCGCCGGCGGCACCGGCCGGGGCGCCGCCGGTGCGTTCCGGGGCGCCGCCGGGCAGCTCAAGGAACTGGAGAAGCGGCAGAAGTCGCGGGCCACCCGAGCGCAGCGGGACGCGCTGGACCGGGCGCTGGTCGACCTCGCCGGGTTCTACCGGGACGTGCTGGCCGTCGGCATGCGCGCCCCGGTCTCGCCGGTGCACACCGACGTCACCGAAATGGCGCGCACCGCGGCCGAGAAATGGACTCCCGACGCCACCCTGCGCCGCCTGGAGGCGGTGCTGGCGTGCCGGACGGCGATCGAGGCGAACGTCAAGCCCCGGATCGCGGTCGAGTCCATGATGCTCGCCCTGTGGCGCGGCTGA